One segment of Thermovenabulum gondwanense DNA contains the following:
- a CDS encoding S-ribosylhomocysteine lyase, with product MARVESFELDHTKVKAPYVRLAAVEEGEKGDIIAKYDIRFITPNSKSISTGGIHTLEHLLAGFLRDELDKVIDISPMGCRTGFYLIKFNVTPLKEIKKAVENSLKKVLESKEVPAANEIQCGNFKDHSLEDAKEIARSVLDQGISIL from the coding sequence ATGGCAAGGGTAGAAAGCTTTGAACTGGATCATACAAAAGTAAAAGCACCCTATGTCCGGTTAGCAGCTGTTGAGGAAGGAGAAAAAGGGGATATTATAGCAAAATATGATATTAGATTTATCACACCCAATAGCAAAAGTATATCAACCGGTGGAATACATACTTTAGAGCATCTCCTGGCCGGATTTTTAAGGGATGAATTGGATAAGGTTATTGATATTTCACCAATGGGATGCAGGACGGGATTTTACCTGATAAAATTTAATGTGACACCTCTAAAAGAAATTAAAAAAGCGGTAGAGAACTCGTTAAAAAAAGTATTGGAATCAAAAGAGGTACCAGCGGCAAATGAAATACAATGCGGTAATTTCAAAGACCATTCTTTAGAAGATGCAAAAGAAATTGCCCGGAGTGTTTTAGATCAGGGTATTTCAATACTTTGA
- a CDS encoding fumarylacetoacetate hydrolase family protein, with protein MRFCRFSHKGHIHWGLLEGENIKPMSTLPFIETKFNGESIPLKEVKLLAPAEPSKIVCLGLNYADHAREFKLEVPEEPIIFIKPPTTVIGPEEEIIIPRSTKRVDYEAELAIVIGKEAYNVKEEKAFEYIFGYTCANDVTARDLQKKDVQWTRSKSFNTFCPLGPWIETDLDPSNLSIKLLLNGEIKQNSNTSNLIFKIPYIVAFISSIMTLFPGDVILTGTPSGVGPIKPGDIVEVVIDKIGTLKNTVKE; from the coding sequence ATGCGTTTTTGTAGATTTTCTCATAAAGGGCACATCCATTGGGGATTACTGGAGGGTGAAAATATTAAACCTATGTCAACCCTGCCTTTTATTGAAACAAAGTTTAATGGTGAGTCCATTCCCTTAAAAGAAGTAAAATTATTAGCTCCGGCTGAGCCTTCTAAAATAGTTTGTTTAGGACTTAATTATGCCGATCATGCCCGGGAATTTAAACTCGAGGTTCCCGAAGAACCAATAATTTTTATTAAGCCTCCTACCACAGTAATAGGTCCTGAAGAAGAAATTATAATTCCCAGGTCAACTAAGCGAGTAGATTACGAAGCAGAACTGGCAATTGTCATCGGCAAAGAAGCTTATAACGTAAAAGAAGAAAAAGCTTTCGAATACATATTCGGATATACCTGTGCTAATGATGTAACCGCAAGAGACCTTCAGAAAAAAGATGTTCAATGGACCCGCAGTAAATCCTTTAATACGTTCTGCCCGTTAGGTCCCTGGATAGAAACAGATTTAGACCCAAGCAATCTTTCTATAAAGCTTTTATTAAACGGTGAAATAAAACAAAACTCGAATACTTCAAACCTTATTTTCAAAATTCCATACATAGTTGCTTTTATTTCTTCTATAATGACACTTTTTCCGGGCGATGTAATCCTGACCGGAACTCCTTCCGGTGTAGGACCGATAAAACCGGGAGATATTGTTGAAGTAGTAATTGATAAAATTGGTACTTTAAAAAATACGGTTAAAGAATAA
- a CDS encoding TIGR00266 family protein, giving the protein MKYEIIGEILPAVILTLSEGESVFTQSGGMAWMTDGFEMKTNMEGGLFGGIMRKLSGETLFMTSYTCKRENAEIAFASSFPGKIIPLELKAGESIICQKKAFLCGERSVKLEIFFRKKLGAGLFGGEGFILEKITGPGICFIELDGEAVNYNLGHNDVLKVDTGHVAMFEPSVDFDVEIVKGFANILFGGEGLFLSTLRGPGKVWLQTMPIENLASRIIPYIPERKGD; this is encoded by the coding sequence ATGAAATATGAAATAATTGGTGAGATATTACCTGCGGTGATTTTGACCTTGTCAGAGGGGGAGAGTGTATTTACTCAATCAGGGGGAATGGCCTGGATGACCGACGGTTTTGAAATGAAGACAAATATGGAAGGTGGCCTTTTCGGGGGAATAATGAGAAAACTTTCCGGAGAGACCTTATTTATGACTTCTTATACCTGCAAAAGAGAAAACGCAGAAATAGCTTTTGCTTCTTCATTTCCGGGAAAGATCATCCCTTTAGAATTAAAAGCAGGAGAATCGATAATATGTCAGAAAAAGGCCTTTTTATGCGGAGAAAGAAGCGTAAAATTAGAAATATTTTTCAGGAAAAAACTCGGAGCAGGTCTTTTCGGTGGTGAAGGTTTTATTCTTGAAAAAATCACCGGGCCTGGAATTTGCTTTATAGAATTAGATGGAGAAGCTGTGAATTACAACCTTGGACATAATGATGTTTTGAAAGTGGATACCGGACATGTAGCAATGTTTGAACCCTCCGTTGACTTTGATGTAGAAATTGTAAAAGGTTTTGCAAATATTCTTTTTGGTGGAGAAGGTTTGTTTTTATCCACATTGAGAGGCCCTGGCAAAGTATGGCTTCAGACGATGCCCATAGAAAATCTTGCATCAAGGATAATACCATATATTCCAGAAAGAAAAGGTGATTAA
- a CDS encoding trans-sulfuration enzyme family protein yields the protein MSKKFMTKLTHKGEKAPSSISYPKVPPIYLSSVFCFDSVEELDLVYEKAEPGYVYSRMSNPTHHCTEEILAALDEGDDAIVYSSGMAAITMSILAFVKAGDHIISSNVLYGGTWEFLNSELKKFNIEVSFVDFYRDDIEKYFKPNTKIIYMETISNPLMEVYDIKKIAKVAHDHKALLIVDNTFATPVICQPLRLGADVAVYSVTKYLAGHSDILGGAVVADKDKIEKIKHTGQIYGPTMSPFDSWLLMRSLRTLELRVVRHSENALKLAEYLENHQKVKKVYYPGLVSSPHKKTADEIFNNGLYGGMLSVDLYGGEKAACNLIKNMKNIKLVPSLAGVSTTLSYPAKTSHRSMSREEREKAGISDGLLRVSVGLEDIEDIITEFDAALHII from the coding sequence ATGAGTAAAAAATTTATGACTAAATTAACTCATAAAGGAGAAAAAGCGCCTTCTTCAATTTCCTATCCCAAGGTTCCTCCAATTTATCTAAGTTCGGTTTTTTGTTTTGACAGCGTGGAGGAACTGGATTTGGTTTACGAAAAGGCTGAACCGGGTTACGTTTATTCGCGTATGAGCAACCCTACCCATCATTGTACGGAAGAAATACTTGCTGCGCTGGATGAAGGGGATGATGCCATCGTTTATTCCTCGGGCATGGCTGCTATTACGATGTCAATATTAGCTTTTGTGAAAGCAGGCGACCATATTATTTCTAGCAATGTCTTATATGGAGGAACGTGGGAATTTTTAAATAGTGAATTGAAAAAATTTAATATTGAGGTAAGCTTTGTAGATTTTTATAGAGATGATATAGAAAAATATTTTAAACCAAATACAAAAATAATATATATGGAAACAATTTCAAACCCCCTGATGGAGGTATACGATATTAAGAAAATAGCGAAGGTTGCCCATGACCATAAGGCTTTACTCATAGTAGATAATACTTTTGCCACTCCGGTGATATGTCAACCCTTAAGGCTTGGAGCCGATGTGGCGGTTTACAGTGTTACCAAATATTTGGCCGGCCATAGCGATATCTTAGGAGGAGCTGTTGTGGCTGACAAAGATAAAATAGAAAAAATAAAACACACAGGACAAATTTACGGGCCAACCATGAGCCCCTTTGACAGCTGGCTTTTGATGAGGAGCTTGAGAACCTTAGAGTTAAGAGTGGTGAGGCATAGTGAAAATGCTCTAAAATTAGCAGAATACTTGGAAAACCATCAAAAGGTAAAAAAGGTTTATTACCCCGGACTTGTATCCTCACCTCATAAAAAAACAGCGGATGAAATATTTAACAATGGATTATATGGTGGAATGTTAAGCGTAGATCTTTATGGCGGAGAAAAGGCTGCTTGTAATCTGATAAAGAATATGAAAAATATAAAACTTGTTCCCAGCCTTGCCGGTGTGTCTACTACCCTTTCTTACCCCGCTAAAACATCCCATAGATCGATGAGCAGGGAGGAAAGAGAAAAAGCGGGAATATCCGATGGACTTTTACGGGTTTCTGTAGGTTTAGAGGATATTGAGGATATTATAACCGAGTTTGACGCGGCATTACATATAATCTGA
- a CDS encoding thioredoxin domain-containing protein gives MNINSKKANRLINEKSPYLLQHAYNPVDWYPWGEEAFEKALAEDKLIFLSIGYSTCHWCHVMERESFEDEEVGDLLNKYYISIKVDREEHPDVDNFYMTVCQTFTGSGGWPLTIIMTPTKYPVFAATYLPKEDLFGRPGLKTVLLKINELWQKEKERLILIGKEHVSSINDFSRKNAGDLSPEVIEEAYDVLSSSYDQKYGGFFGAPKFPMASTLLFLLGYYDYKKDPMALEMVKNTLINMYKGGIYDHIGFGLCRYSTDKIWLVPHFEKMLYDNALIAYVCAETFKITKDEFFKTFCVEIIDYVLRNLKNPEGGFYTAEDADSEGEEGKFYTWDLQEIKNILRENADEFIANYNITEKGNFEGKNIPNLIGKDLSCKMNEDTRRKLFEYREKRIKPFRDEKILVSNNSLMICALLKAYGITKSDIYKKEAETALKFILDYVFDTDGRLHVGYKDGLMRGKATFDDYIYLIWSLIEAYEYTLDKTYIIKAKSLLDETIELFYDNEEGGFFLTGNDIEHLPVRTKEVYDGAVPSGNSVAAYSLIRLSRLLHDSKIEEIADKQFKVFGGKIKKNPVSYTFFLYAFLHNLKGIEVVISGNNPKIFSAYLMSNFLPFTVWAYADDIKDIIPSYENYQPIDGNTAAYVCKNGSCKSPVTTLEDLKKLLEIDNK, from the coding sequence ATGAATATTAACAGCAAAAAGGCTAACAGGTTGATAAATGAGAAATCTCCCTACCTTCTTCAACATGCATATAATCCTGTAGACTGGTACCCGTGGGGAGAGGAAGCCTTTGAAAAAGCACTTGCTGAAGATAAATTAATATTTTTAAGCATCGGTTATTCCACCTGCCACTGGTGCCACGTTATGGAGAGAGAAAGCTTCGAAGATGAAGAGGTCGGGGATTTGCTAAACAAATATTACATATCAATAAAAGTCGATAGAGAAGAACATCCCGATGTAGACAATTTTTACATGACAGTATGTCAAACATTTACCGGTAGCGGAGGCTGGCCTTTGACCATCATCATGACCCCAACGAAATACCCCGTATTTGCAGCAACTTATTTGCCAAAAGAAGATTTATTCGGCAGGCCCGGTTTGAAAACGGTTCTTTTAAAGATAAATGAACTCTGGCAAAAAGAAAAAGAAAGATTAATATTGATAGGTAAAGAACACGTATCCTCAATAAATGACTTTTCTCGAAAAAATGCCGGAGATCTTAGCCCTGAGGTAATAGAAGAGGCTTATGATGTTCTTTCATCCTCCTACGATCAAAAATACGGCGGCTTTTTCGGAGCTCCAAAATTCCCAATGGCTTCAACCCTACTTTTCCTCCTTGGGTACTACGATTACAAAAAAGACCCCATGGCACTCGAAATGGTAAAAAATACGTTGATAAATATGTATAAAGGAGGAATTTACGACCATATCGGTTTCGGTTTATGCAGGTATTCCACCGATAAGATATGGCTTGTGCCTCATTTTGAAAAGATGTTATACGATAATGCTTTGATTGCTTATGTTTGTGCCGAGACCTTCAAAATTACAAAGGATGAATTTTTTAAGACTTTTTGTGTTGAAATTATAGATTATGTTCTGAGAAACCTAAAAAATCCCGAAGGAGGGTTTTATACCGCCGAGGATGCCGATTCGGAAGGTGAAGAAGGAAAATTTTACACCTGGGATTTGCAGGAAATAAAGAATATTCTAAGGGAAAACGCCGATGAATTTATCGCAAATTATAACATAACAGAAAAAGGAAATTTTGAAGGAAAGAACATACCCAATTTGATAGGGAAAGATTTGTCCTGCAAAATGAATGAAGATACAAGAAGAAAGCTTTTTGAATACAGGGAAAAAAGGATAAAACCTTTCAGAGATGAAAAAATTTTAGTTTCTAATAACAGCCTTATGATATGTGCTTTATTGAAAGCATATGGAATTACAAAAAGCGATATCTACAAAAAAGAAGCCGAGACAGCATTGAAGTTTATACTTGATTATGTTTTTGATACGGACGGTCGCCTTCATGTGGGCTACAAAGATGGCCTTATGAGAGGTAAAGCCACCTTTGATGATTATATCTATCTTATATGGTCATTAATAGAAGCTTACGAATATACCTTAGATAAAACATATATTATAAAAGCAAAATCTTTATTGGACGAAACTATAGAACTATTTTACGACAATGAAGAAGGAGGGTTTTTTCTTACCGGTAATGATATAGAGCATTTACCCGTTCGCACAAAAGAAGTTTACGACGGTGCGGTTCCATCGGGAAATTCCGTAGCGGCATATTCCCTCATCCGGCTATCGAGATTGCTACACGACTCTAAAATTGAAGAAATAGCCGACAAGCAGTTTAAAGTTTTTGGAGGCAAAATTAAGAAAAATCCTGTTTCTTATACTTTTTTCCTATATGCATTTCTTCATAACCTAAAGGGAATAGAAGTTGTGATATCCGGAAATAACCCAAAAATATTTTCAGCATACCTCATGTCAAATTTTTTGCCCTTCACCGTATGGGCTTATGCCGATGATATAAAAGATATTATTCCCTCTTACGAAAACTACCAACCAATAGACGGTAATACAGCCGCTTATGTTTGCAAAAACGGCTCCTGCAAAAGTCCAGTAACAACACTGGAAGATTTAAAAAAACTTCTTGAAATTGATAATAAATAA